A window of Lysobacter terrestris contains these coding sequences:
- a CDS encoding acyl-CoA dehydrogenase C-terminal domain-containing protein produces the protein MSTYKAPLSDIRFVLFDLLGAEQEYARLGHTDATRDVLDAVLDEAARFTETVLAPLNDVGDRIGCKFDQDTGAVTTPPGFKQAYAQFVEGGWTGLVSPLEFGGQGLPYSAGVPLKEMIDAANLAWGNFPLLSHGATDALLHHGEDWQREVFLKPLVDGRWTGTMCLTEPHCGTDLGLIKTKAVPNADGTYAISGTKIFITAGEHDMADNIIHLVLAKLPDAPAGSRGISLFIVPKHQVARDGTIGAANAVRCGSIEHKMGIHGSATCVMNFDGAQGYLIGQPNKGLMAMFTMMNTARLGVGVQGLGLSDRAWQNALRYSRERLQSRSLSGAKFPDKPADPIIVQPDVRRMLLTCKALVEGGRALSYFAGLQVDVSERAPTPEEREQADALVGFLTPIVKACLTEWGIECTYQALQCFGGHGYIAEHGMEQLARDARITTLYEGTTGIQALDLLGRKILQLQGAGLKTFLAMVTRFCDAESGNEAAAELIGPLREKVAQWQQLTLQVGQRAMANPEEVGAASYDYLMYSGYVALAYFWARSAAAAHASAYSDAFKQAKLETARFYFARILPRTLTHAAAIASDAGTLTRLDESAFDA, from the coding sequence ATGAGCACCTACAAAGCCCCACTCAGCGACATCCGCTTCGTGCTGTTCGACCTGCTCGGCGCCGAACAGGAATACGCGCGCCTTGGCCACACCGACGCGACGCGCGACGTGCTCGATGCGGTGCTCGACGAGGCCGCGCGCTTCACCGAGACCGTGCTCGCGCCGCTCAACGACGTCGGCGACCGCATCGGCTGCAAGTTCGACCAGGACACCGGCGCGGTCACCACCCCGCCCGGCTTCAAGCAGGCCTACGCGCAGTTCGTCGAGGGCGGCTGGACCGGCCTGGTGTCGCCGCTGGAATTCGGCGGCCAGGGCCTGCCGTACAGCGCCGGCGTGCCGCTGAAGGAAATGATCGACGCGGCCAACCTGGCTTGGGGCAACTTCCCGCTGCTCTCGCACGGCGCCACCGACGCGCTGCTGCACCACGGCGAGGACTGGCAGCGCGAGGTGTTCCTCAAGCCGCTGGTCGACGGCCGCTGGACCGGCACCATGTGCCTCACCGAGCCGCATTGCGGCACCGACCTCGGCCTGATCAAGACCAAGGCGGTTCCCAACGCGGACGGCACCTACGCGATCTCCGGCACCAAGATCTTCATCACCGCCGGCGAGCACGACATGGCGGACAACATCATCCACCTGGTGCTGGCCAAGCTCCCCGACGCACCGGCGGGCAGCAGGGGCATCTCGCTGTTCATCGTGCCCAAGCACCAGGTCGCCCGCGACGGCACGATCGGCGCCGCCAATGCCGTGCGCTGCGGCAGCATCGAACACAAGATGGGCATCCACGGTTCGGCCACGTGCGTGATGAACTTCGATGGCGCGCAGGGTTATCTCATCGGCCAGCCGAACAAGGGCCTGATGGCAATGTTCACCATGATGAACACCGCGCGCCTCGGCGTCGGAGTGCAGGGCCTGGGTCTGTCCGATCGTGCGTGGCAGAACGCGTTGCGCTATTCGCGTGAACGCCTGCAGAGCCGCTCGCTGTCCGGCGCGAAGTTCCCGGACAAGCCGGCCGATCCGATCATCGTGCAGCCCGACGTGCGCCGCATGCTGCTCACCTGCAAGGCGCTGGTCGAAGGCGGGCGCGCGTTGAGCTACTTCGCCGGCCTGCAGGTCGACGTCTCCGAACGCGCACCGACGCCGGAAGAACGCGAGCAGGCCGACGCGCTGGTCGGCTTCCTCACCCCGATCGTGAAGGCCTGCCTGACCGAATGGGGCATCGAATGCACCTACCAGGCGCTGCAGTGCTTCGGCGGCCACGGCTACATCGCCGAACACGGCATGGAGCAGCTGGCCCGCGATGCGCGCATCACCACGCTGTACGAAGGCACCACCGGCATCCAGGCGCTCGACCTGCTCGGCCGCAAGATCCTGCAGTTGCAGGGCGCGGGGCTGAAGACCTTCCTCGCCATGGTCACGCGCTTCTGCGATGCCGAGTCCGGCAATGAAGCCGCTGCCGAACTGATCGGCCCGCTGCGCGAGAAGGTCGCGCAATGGCAGCAGCTCACGCTGCAGGTCGGCCAACGCGCGATGGCCAACCCGGAGGAAGTCGGCGCCGCGTCGTACGACTACCTGATGTACTCGGGCTACGTCGCCCTCGCCTACTTCTGGGCGCGCAGCGCGGCCGCCGCACATGCCTCGGCGTACTCCGACGCGTTCAAGCAGGCCAAGCTGGAAACCGCGCGCTTCTATTTCGCGCGCATCCTGCCGCGCACGCTGACGCATGCTGCCGCCATCGCCAGCGACGCCGGCACGCTGACGCGCCTGGACGAGTCCGCGTTCGACGCGTAA
- the dxs gene encoding 1-deoxy-D-xylulose-5-phosphate synthase, protein MIDPQRYPRLSRIQVPADLRQFPEEELRAVADELRAYLIEQVAMVGGHFGAGLGVIELTVALHWLFDTPVDRLVWDVGHQCYPHKILTGRRDSIHTVKQKDGVAPFPKREESEYDTFGVGHSSTSISAALGMAVALQRAGDERKVVAVIGDGAMTAGMAFEALMHAGGMGDANGGSEPNLLVILNDNQMSISENVGGLTKMLGRLTGSRTLNAIREGGKKLLGDKHKPAAKFVKRWEEHWKGMFVPSTLFEEMGFHYTGPIDGHDLPALLAAMKTLKGLKGPQLLHILTTKGKGYELAEGDQIGYHAVGPFDPSKGLVAKPGAKKPTYTDVFGDWLCDMAAADPKLLAITPAMREGSGLVRFSKEFPERYFDVAIAEQHAVTLAAGMACEGAKPVVAIYSTFLQRGYDQLVHDVAIQNLDVLFAIDRGGVVGPDGATHAGNLDLSYLRCVPNMVVMAPADENECRQMLSTGHRHAGPAAVRYPRGTGPGVAIQPALDTLPIGKGDVRRRGSRIALLAFGAIVPAASAVGEELGLTVANMRFVKPLDRELVLELAKTHEGFVTLEDNVVAGGAGAGVAELLAAEGIVLPILHLGLPDEFQHHASREQLLAEAGLDVAGIRAAVLARWPQLATAQARSAAV, encoded by the coding sequence ATGATCGATCCGCAGCGTTATCCGCGCCTTTCCCGCATCCAGGTTCCCGCCGACCTGCGCCAGTTCCCCGAAGAGGAACTGCGCGCCGTCGCCGATGAACTGCGCGCCTACCTGATCGAACAGGTGGCGATGGTCGGCGGCCACTTCGGCGCCGGGCTGGGCGTGATCGAACTCACCGTCGCCCTGCACTGGCTGTTCGACACGCCGGTCGACCGCCTGGTGTGGGACGTCGGCCACCAGTGCTACCCGCACAAGATCCTCACCGGCCGCCGCGACAGCATCCACACGGTCAAGCAGAAGGACGGCGTCGCGCCGTTCCCCAAGCGCGAGGAATCCGAGTACGACACCTTCGGCGTCGGCCATTCCTCCACCTCGATCTCCGCCGCGCTCGGCATGGCCGTGGCGCTGCAGCGCGCGGGCGACGAGCGCAAGGTCGTCGCGGTGATCGGCGATGGCGCGATGACCGCGGGCATGGCGTTCGAGGCGCTGATGCATGCCGGCGGCATGGGCGATGCCAATGGCGGCAGCGAACCCAACCTGCTGGTGATCCTCAACGACAACCAGATGTCGATCTCCGAGAACGTCGGCGGTCTGACCAAGATGCTCGGCCGCCTCACCGGCAGCCGCACCCTCAATGCGATCCGCGAAGGCGGCAAGAAGCTGCTGGGCGACAAGCACAAGCCGGCGGCGAAGTTCGTCAAGCGCTGGGAAGAACACTGGAAGGGCATGTTCGTGCCCTCCACGCTGTTCGAGGAAATGGGCTTCCACTACACCGGCCCGATCGACGGCCACGACCTGCCTGCGCTGCTGGCGGCGATGAAGACGCTCAAGGGCCTCAAGGGCCCGCAGCTGCTCCACATCCTCACCACCAAGGGCAAGGGCTACGAACTCGCCGAAGGCGACCAGATCGGCTACCACGCGGTCGGTCCGTTCGATCCCAGCAAGGGCCTGGTGGCGAAGCCCGGCGCGAAGAAGCCGACCTACACCGACGTCTTCGGCGACTGGCTGTGCGACATGGCCGCGGCCGATCCGAAGCTGCTGGCGATCACGCCGGCGATGCGCGAAGGCTCGGGCCTGGTGCGCTTCAGCAAGGAATTCCCGGAGCGCTATTTCGACGTCGCCATCGCCGAGCAGCACGCGGTGACGCTTGCCGCGGGCATGGCCTGCGAGGGCGCCAAACCGGTGGTCGCGATCTACTCGACCTTCCTGCAGCGCGGCTATGACCAGCTCGTGCACGACGTGGCGATCCAGAACCTCGACGTGCTGTTCGCGATCGATCGCGGCGGCGTGGTCGGCCCCGACGGCGCCACGCATGCGGGCAACCTCGACCTCTCCTACCTGCGTTGCGTGCCGAACATGGTGGTGATGGCGCCGGCCGACGAGAACGAGTGCCGGCAGATGCTCAGCACCGGCCATCGCCACGCAGGCCCGGCCGCCGTGCGCTACCCGCGCGGCACCGGCCCGGGCGTGGCGATCCAGCCCGCGCTCGACACGTTGCCGATCGGCAAGGGCGACGTGCGCCGCCGCGGTTCGCGCATCGCCCTGCTCGCGTTCGGCGCGATCGTGCCGGCGGCCAGCGCCGTCGGCGAGGAGCTCGGCCTCACCGTCGCCAACATGCGTTTCGTGAAGCCGCTGGACCGCGAGCTAGTGCTGGAGCTGGCGAAAACGCACGAAGGCTTCGTCACCCTCGAGGACAACGTCGTCGCCGGTGGCGCCGGTGCCGGCGTGGCGGAACTGCTCGCCGCCGAAGGCATCGTCCTGCCGATCCTGCACCTCGGCCTGCCCGACGAATTCCAGCACCACGCCAGCCGCGAACAGCTGCTGGCGGAAGCCGGCCTCGATGTCGCCGGCATCCGCGCGGCCGTGCTCGCACGCTGGCCGCAGCTCGCCACGGCCCAGGCCCGCAGCGCCGCCGTCTGA
- a CDS encoding 23S rRNA (adenine(2030)-N(6))-methyltransferase RlmJ, with product MNYRHAFHAGNHADVIKHVAVLAICDALTAKPAPLFALDTHAGRGLYALDSNSAQRTGEAEDGIGRLLAEAPANPLIQRYLQAVRACRQEHGRMAYPGSPWLLAHALRADDRIAACELHPEEAAQLKANFAGDARMAVHARDGYAAMKALLPPRLGEAKFGRGLVLIDPPYEAQLEEFDTALSALREALGRWPQGCYVLWYPIKLRRSLQSFYRRAATLPAKSVLVAELLVRPDDSPLLMNGSGLLILNAPFQLDEKLGPALRALAEALGERKPQWHLEWLRAPA from the coding sequence ATGAATTACCGCCACGCCTTCCATGCCGGCAACCATGCCGACGTGATCAAGCATGTCGCCGTACTGGCGATCTGCGACGCCCTCACCGCCAAGCCGGCGCCGCTGTTCGCGCTCGACACCCATGCCGGGCGCGGGCTGTACGCGCTCGACAGCAACTCGGCGCAGCGCACCGGCGAGGCCGAAGACGGCATCGGCCGGCTGCTCGCGGAGGCTCCCGCCAATCCGCTGATCCAGCGTTACCTGCAGGCGGTGCGCGCCTGCCGCCAGGAACACGGCCGCATGGCCTACCCCGGTTCGCCGTGGCTGCTGGCGCACGCGCTGCGCGCCGACGACCGCATCGCCGCGTGCGAACTGCATCCGGAAGAAGCCGCGCAGCTCAAGGCCAACTTCGCCGGCGACGCGCGCATGGCCGTGCACGCGCGCGACGGCTACGCGGCGATGAAGGCGCTGCTGCCGCCGCGCCTGGGCGAAGCGAAGTTCGGTCGCGGCCTGGTCCTGATCGATCCGCCCTACGAGGCGCAGCTGGAAGAGTTCGACACTGCGCTCAGTGCGCTGCGCGAAGCCCTGGGCCGCTGGCCGCAGGGCTGCTACGTGCTGTGGTACCCGATCAAGCTGCGCCGCTCGCTGCAGTCCTTCTACCGCCGCGCCGCCACGTTGCCGGCCAAGTCCGTGCTCGTCGCGGAACTGCTGGTGCGTCCCGACGATTCGCCGCTGCTCATGAACGGCAGCGGCCTGCTGATCCTCAACGCGCCGTTCCAGCTGGACGAGAAACTTGGACCGGCACTGCGCGCGCTCGCCGAAGCGCTCGGCGAACGCAAGCCGCAGTGGCACCTGGAGTGGCTGCGCGCGCCGGCCTGA
- the creC gene encoding two-component system sensor histidine kinase CreC: MKIGLRIFLGYFVIVALAAFLLMRVFVAEVKPGVRQSMEDTLVDTANVLAELATPDFLGGRINDGEFARRVRALRGRDFGATIWGFGKRGSTYRIYVTDARGIVVFDSNAVDDSGGDIGKDYSRWNDVYLTLRGQYGARSTRSDPRDEASTIMHVAAPIRADDGRIVGVLTVAKPNSAITPFIDRSERVVRRWGLVLLGVALLIGLGVAWWLSRQLGGLRRYAHAVTAGERATLPKAVGEFDELGRALETMRDRLEGKQYVEQYVHTLTHEMKSPLAAIRGSAELLEESDGNAMDAADRRGFATSIRLQSERLAQMIDKLLALANVEYRQRLENPEAIAPAALVAAAAEQCAPRLARDGLTLDTDVPDELPSLQGDVFLLRQALVNLIENAADFSPPRGVIGMRVRAEGQVVRFAVADSGPGVPDYALPRVFERFYSLPRPEGGSRSSGLGLCFVAEVAALHEGRADLRNRDEGGALASLELPVAR, translated from the coding sequence ATGAAAATCGGCCTGCGCATCTTCCTCGGCTACTTCGTGATCGTCGCGTTGGCGGCGTTCCTGCTGATGCGCGTGTTCGTTGCCGAAGTGAAGCCGGGCGTGCGCCAGTCGATGGAAGACACGCTGGTGGACACCGCCAACGTGCTGGCGGAACTGGCCACGCCCGATTTCCTTGGCGGCCGCATCAACGACGGCGAATTCGCCCGGCGCGTGCGCGCGCTGCGCGGGCGCGACTTCGGCGCGACGATCTGGGGCTTCGGCAAGCGTGGTTCGACCTACCGCATCTACGTCACCGACGCGCGCGGGATCGTCGTGTTCGACAGCAATGCCGTGGACGACAGCGGCGGCGACATCGGCAAGGACTATTCGCGCTGGAACGACGTGTACCTGACCCTGCGCGGGCAATACGGCGCGCGCTCCACGCGCAGCGATCCGCGCGACGAAGCCTCCACGATCATGCACGTGGCCGCGCCGATCCGCGCCGACGACGGGCGCATCGTCGGCGTGCTCACGGTGGCCAAGCCGAACAGCGCGATCACGCCCTTCATCGACCGCAGCGAGCGCGTGGTGCGGCGCTGGGGCCTGGTCCTGCTCGGCGTCGCATTGCTGATCGGGCTGGGCGTGGCGTGGTGGCTGTCGCGGCAACTGGGCGGCCTGCGCCGCTACGCGCACGCGGTCACCGCGGGCGAGCGCGCGACCTTGCCGAAGGCGGTCGGCGAATTCGACGAGCTCGGGCGCGCGCTCGAGACCATGCGCGATCGCCTGGAAGGCAAGCAGTATGTCGAACAGTACGTGCACACCCTCACCCACGAGATGAAGAGCCCGCTCGCGGCGATCCGCGGCAGCGCCGAGCTGCTGGAGGAGTCCGATGGCAACGCCATGGACGCAGCCGACCGCCGCGGCTTCGCCACCAGCATCCGCCTGCAGAGCGAGCGCTTGGCGCAGATGATCGACAAGCTCCTGGCGCTGGCGAACGTGGAGTACCGCCAGCGCCTGGAAAACCCGGAAGCGATCGCGCCTGCCGCGCTGGTCGCCGCCGCCGCCGAACAATGCGCGCCGCGGCTGGCCCGCGATGGGCTCACCCTGGATACCGACGTGCCGGACGAACTGCCGTCGCTGCAGGGCGATGTGTTCCTGCTGCGGCAGGCGCTGGTGAACCTGATCGAGAACGCCGCCGACTTCTCGCCGCCGCGCGGCGTGATCGGCATGCGCGTGCGCGCCGAGGGGCAGGTCGTCCGCTTCGCGGTCGCGGACAGCGGTCCCGGCGTGCCGGACTACGCCTTGCCACGCGTGTTCGAACGCTTCTACTCCTTGCCCCGGCCCGAGGGCGGCAGCCGCAGCAGCGGACTGGGCCTGTGCTTCGTGGCCGAAGTCGCCGCCCTGCACGAGGGCCGGGCGGACCTGCGCAACCGTGACGAAGGCGGCGCGCTGGCGAGCCTGGAGTTGCCCGTCGCGCGCTGA
- the creB gene encoding two-component system response regulator CreB translates to MPRILLVEDEPAIAQTVLYALRTEGFEARHCLTGGEALQLTREGGFDLAVLDVGLPDIGGFALCRELRRIGSARGGELPVIFLTAHDAEAERILGLEIGADDYVTKPFSPRELVARVRVVLRRGQGGAGGSSAVAGFEHDADGHRIRYRGRALDLTRYEYGLLAALLQRPGAVLTRAQLMDRVWGDALDSGDRTIDTHIKTLRAKLRTVAPELDPIRTHRGLGYSLESA, encoded by the coding sequence ATGCCGCGCATCCTGCTCGTCGAAGACGAACCCGCCATCGCGCAGACCGTGCTGTACGCCCTGCGCACGGAAGGCTTCGAGGCGCGGCATTGCCTGACCGGCGGCGAGGCCCTGCAGCTTACCCGGGAGGGCGGCTTCGACCTGGCCGTGCTCGATGTCGGACTGCCGGACATCGGCGGCTTCGCCCTGTGCCGGGAGCTGCGTCGCATCGGTTCGGCCCGGGGCGGGGAGCTGCCGGTGATCTTCCTTACCGCGCACGACGCCGAGGCCGAACGCATCCTCGGCCTGGAGATCGGCGCTGACGATTACGTGACCAAGCCGTTCTCGCCGCGCGAACTGGTGGCGCGCGTGCGCGTGGTGCTGCGACGCGGGCAGGGCGGTGCCGGCGGCAGCAGTGCGGTCGCGGGATTCGAGCACGATGCCGACGGCCACCGCATCCGCTACCGCGGCCGCGCGCTCGACCTCACGCGCTACGAGTACGGCCTACTGGCGGCGCTGCTGCAGCGGCCAGGCGCGGTGCTGACCCGCGCGCAGCTGATGGACCGCGTCTGGGGTGATGCGCTGGACAGCGGCGACCGCACCATCGACACCCACATCAAGACCCTGCGGGCGAAGTTGCGCACGGTCGCGCCGGAACTGGATCCGATCCGCACGCATCGCGGATTGGGCTATTCGCTGGAATCGGCATGA
- a CDS encoding glycosyltransferase family 4 protein, translated as MRYAIVTETYPPEINGVSLTVQGLEQGLRARGHEVQLVRPRQASESAPGAEHELLVRGAPLPRYPGLRLGLPATRKLVAQWQASRPDAIYVATEGPLGWSALRAARRLGIPASTGFHTRFDEYMRDYGAAFLAQTALRWMRRFHNGADATLVPTRELQRFLQDNGFNDVVLLPRAVDTRLFDPARRDDALRAQWDVKADALVAIYVGRIAAEKNLDLAVRAFRELQKTRPDARFVWVGDGPARAKLQHDNPDFIFCGIQRDETLARHFASGDFFIFPSHSETFGNVTLEAMASGVPTIAFDYGAAREHLRDEVHGAAIADGDDDGFVRAVVRIGSEPVLRAAMSAACREAMARMRPEQVAADFDELLQGLADARPRNETYDSDPRANREEVA; from the coding sequence ATGCGCTACGCGATCGTCACCGAGACCTACCCGCCGGAGATCAACGGCGTCTCCCTGACCGTGCAGGGGCTGGAGCAGGGCCTGCGCGCCCGCGGCCATGAGGTCCAGCTGGTGCGACCGCGCCAGGCCAGCGAAAGCGCCCCCGGCGCCGAACACGAACTCCTCGTCCGCGGCGCGCCGTTGCCGCGTTACCCGGGCCTGCGCCTGGGGTTGCCGGCGACGCGCAAGCTGGTCGCGCAATGGCAGGCATCAAGGCCGGATGCCATCTACGTGGCCACGGAAGGCCCTCTGGGATGGTCGGCGCTGCGCGCGGCGCGGCGCCTGGGCATTCCCGCGTCCACCGGCTTCCACACCCGCTTCGACGAATACATGCGCGACTACGGCGCGGCCTTCCTCGCCCAGACCGCGCTGCGCTGGATGCGCCGCTTCCACAACGGCGCCGACGCGACCCTGGTGCCGACGCGCGAACTGCAGCGCTTCCTGCAGGACAACGGCTTCAACGACGTGGTGCTGCTGCCGCGCGCCGTCGACACGCGCCTGTTCGATCCGGCGCGCCGGGACGATGCGCTGCGCGCGCAATGGGACGTGAAAGCGGACGCTCTGGTCGCCATCTACGTCGGCCGCATCGCCGCGGAGAAGAACCTCGACCTCGCCGTGCGCGCGTTCCGTGAGCTGCAGAAGACGCGCCCGGACGCACGCTTCGTCTGGGTCGGCGACGGCCCCGCGCGCGCGAAGCTGCAGCACGACAACCCCGACTTCATCTTCTGCGGCATCCAGCGCGACGAAACGCTGGCACGGCATTTCGCCAGCGGCGACTTCTTCATCTTCCCCAGCCACAGCGAGACCTTCGGCAACGTCACGCTGGAAGCCATGGCCAGCGGCGTGCCGACGATCGCCTTCGACTACGGCGCCGCGCGCGAGCACCTGCGCGACGAGGTCCACGGCGCCGCGATCGCCGATGGCGACGACGACGGCTTCGTCCGCGCGGTCGTGCGCATCGGCAGCGAGCCCGTGCTGCGCGCCGCGATGTCCGCCGCGTGCCGCGAAGCGATGGCGCGCATGCGCCCCGAACAGGTCGCCGCCGATTTCGACGAACTGCTGCAGGGCCTGGCCGACGCGCGTCCGCGCAACGAAACCTACGATTCCGATCCGCGTGCCAATCGTGAGGAGGTCGCATGA
- the creD gene encoding cell envelope integrity protein CreD, which translates to MRLLLKLAFVFGMTIAIMIPLVMIRGTIGERQHYRDQAVANIARSSAGAQAFSGPVLVVPYVETIEVEEKNDDGEVVRKVKRDGESGRWTFFPDRFDVSGKLLPNTRRLGLHEVRVYELQALARAGFNVNIPADENPELPRRIGRPWLSYGIADVRGLAGTPRLRVDGRDMALEEGFGSRDSGGVHVRLPAPAAGAPLRLDTALDMKLAGTESLALVPLGRSNVFRLESTWPHPRFGGDFLPRQPGVGDKGFTAQWEVSSLASNAQAQFLAGKTLPAMDAARGYGRGASDNGPAFDTGGIDAVGVALVDPVNVYSQADRASKYGLLFVVLTFVGFFMFELIKQLPIHPVQYGLVGLALAIFFLLLVSLSEHIAFAWAYLVASVACIGLLGFYLSAVLRSVARGLGFAAMLATLYAALYGLLVSEDNALVLGSGLLFVILAAIMVITRKVDWYQLGNARPLAASV; encoded by the coding sequence ATGCGTCTTCTACTGAAATTGGCGTTCGTATTCGGCATGACCATCGCGATCATGATTCCGCTGGTGATGATCCGCGGCACGATCGGCGAGCGGCAGCATTACCGCGACCAGGCGGTCGCCAACATCGCGCGCAGCTCGGCCGGCGCGCAGGCGTTCTCCGGGCCGGTGCTGGTCGTGCCCTACGTCGAAACCATCGAGGTCGAGGAGAAGAACGACGACGGCGAGGTCGTGCGCAAGGTCAAGCGCGACGGCGAGTCCGGACGTTGGACGTTCTTCCCCGACCGCTTCGATGTCAGCGGCAAGCTGCTGCCCAATACGCGCCGCCTCGGCCTGCACGAAGTCCGCGTGTACGAGCTGCAGGCACTCGCCCGCGCCGGCTTCAACGTGAACATTCCCGCTGACGAGAACCCGGAGCTGCCGCGCAGGATCGGCCGCCCCTGGCTGAGCTACGGCATCGCCGACGTGCGCGGACTCGCCGGCACGCCACGGCTGCGCGTGGATGGCCGCGACATGGCGCTGGAAGAGGGCTTCGGCAGTCGCGACAGCGGCGGCGTGCACGTTCGCCTGCCCGCGCCGGCGGCCGGTGCACCTTTGCGGCTGGATACCGCGCTGGACATGAAGCTGGCCGGCACAGAATCGCTCGCGCTGGTGCCGTTGGGCCGCAGCAACGTTTTCCGCCTCGAATCCACGTGGCCGCATCCGCGCTTCGGCGGTGATTTCCTGCCGCGCCAGCCGGGCGTGGGCGACAAGGGCTTCACCGCGCAGTGGGAGGTGTCGTCGCTGGCCTCGAACGCGCAGGCGCAGTTCCTCGCGGGAAAGACCCTGCCGGCCATGGATGCGGCGCGCGGCTACGGGCGCGGCGCCAGCGATAACGGTCCCGCGTTCGATACCGGCGGCATCGATGCGGTCGGCGTCGCGCTGGTCGATCCGGTCAACGTCTATTCGCAGGCCGACCGCGCCAGCAAGTACGGCCTGCTGTTCGTGGTGCTGACCTTCGTCGGCTTCTTCATGTTCGAGCTGATCAAGCAGCTGCCGATCCACCCGGTGCAGTACGGGCTGGTTGGCCTGGCGCTGGCGATCTTCTTCCTGCTGCTGGTGAGCCTGAGCGAGCACATCGCCTTCGCGTGGGCCTACCTCGTGGCCAGCGTAGCCTGCATCGGGCTGCTCGGTTTCTACCTGAGCGCGGTGCTGCGCAGCGTGGCGCGCGGCCTCGGCTTCGCGGCCATGCTGGCGACGTTGTACGCCGCGCTGTACGGCCTGCTGGTGTCCGAGGACAACGCGCTGGTACTGGGCTCGGGACTGCTGTTCGTGATCCTCGCCGCGATCATGGTGATCACGCGCAAGGTCGACTGGTACCAGCTCGGCAACGCGCGGCCGCTGGCGGCGTCGGTCTGA
- a CDS encoding HNH endonuclease translates to METDRANLRLVRTGTRAADLLARDPALHSTPEFASRPATDRLNAVRLLSLDAHGRVLDWMSWQDAACLYARGAVAWTLGDPCLQVHGGTCRMTGEQSLLELHPIVAARGHARAHALDPTPALTNAALFARDAYLCLYCGHDFPRPQLTRDHVLPVSKGGRDVWENVVAACFHCNSRKGNRTPQQASMPLLAVPYRPSWVEHLILSNRNILADQMAFLKAQLPKRARPELAVQ, encoded by the coding sequence ATGGAGACCGACAGAGCCAATCTGAGACTGGTCCGCACCGGAACCCGCGCGGCGGACCTGCTCGCGCGTGATCCGGCCCTCCACTCGACGCCTGAATTTGCTTCCCGCCCCGCCACGGACCGCCTCAATGCGGTCCGTTTGCTTTCTCTGGATGCCCACGGTCGCGTCCTCGACTGGATGAGCTGGCAGGACGCCGCCTGTCTGTATGCCCGCGGCGCGGTGGCCTGGACGCTGGGCGACCCCTGCCTGCAGGTGCACGGCGGCACCTGCCGCATGACCGGCGAGCAGAGCCTGCTCGAACTGCACCCGATCGTCGCCGCACGCGGCCATGCGCGCGCGCATGCGCTGGACCCGACGCCGGCGCTGACCAACGCCGCGCTCTTCGCCCGCGACGCCTACCTGTGCCTGTACTGCGGCCACGACTTCCCGCGCCCGCAGCTCACCCGCGACCACGTGCTGCCGGTGTCCAAGGGCGGGCGCGATGTGTGGGAGAACGTCGTCGCCGCCTGCTTCCACTGCAACTCGCGCAAGGGCAACCGCACCCCGCAGCAGGCCAGCATGCCCCTGCTCGCGGTGCCGTACCGGCCAAGCTGGGTCGAGCACCTGATCCTCAGCAACCGCAACATCCTCGCCGACCAGATGGCCTTCCTGAAGGCGCAGCTGCCCAAGCGCGCGCGGCCGGAGCTCGCGGTCCAGTAA
- a CDS encoding phosphatase PAP2 family protein codes for MKTTFPKRFLANESGWCLRANRLGELDRSRAYFAAISRLGDGVFWYLLMAALIAFDGMAGLAASAHLAATGLVALTLYKLLKRWTRRPRPFASDARIRAWVAPLDEFSFPSGHTLHAVAFSVVALAHYPVLAWLLIPFTASVAVSRVVLGLHYPSDVLAATGIGVTLAGVSLWLVPGVSLFA; via the coding sequence ATGAAGACGACGTTCCCCAAGCGGTTCCTGGCCAACGAATCCGGTTGGTGCCTGCGCGCCAACCGGCTCGGCGAGCTGGATCGTTCCCGCGCCTACTTCGCCGCGATCAGCCGGCTCGGCGACGGCGTGTTCTGGTACCTGCTGATGGCTGCGCTGATCGCCTTCGACGGCATGGCCGGACTGGCCGCCTCCGCGCACCTGGCCGCGACCGGGCTGGTCGCGCTCACGCTGTACAAGCTGCTCAAGCGCTGGACGCGGCGGCCGCGTCCGTTCGCGAGTGATGCACGCATCCGCGCGTGGGTGGCGCCGCTGGACGAATTCTCGTTTCCCTCGGGTCACACGCTGCATGCGGTGGCTTTCAGCGTGGTCGCGCTCGCGCACTATCCGGTACTGGCCTGGTTGTTGATTCCATTCACCGCCAGCGTGGCGGTCTCGCGCGTCGTGCTGGGCCTGCACTACCCGAGCGACGTGCTGGCCGCGACCGGGATCGGCGTGACGCTGGCGGGTGTCTCGTTGTGGCTGGTCCCGGGCGTATCGCTGTTTGCATGA